The Kordia sp. SMS9 genome window below encodes:
- a CDS encoding Hpt domain-containing protein, which translates to MQLDSPNLSYIKELADGDAEFEASLIAILKKELPKEKEAFLESIRKQNYQNSAAHVHKIKHKISILGLEKSYDFAIAFEEDLKNDNPEQYDTFLKILQNMEEFLTTI; encoded by the coding sequence ATGCAGTTAGACAGTCCCAATTTATCCTACATAAAAGAACTTGCCGATGGTGATGCTGAATTTGAAGCAAGCCTAATTGCGATCTTAAAAAAAGAGCTTCCCAAAGAAAAAGAAGCCTTTCTTGAAAGTATTCGTAAGCAGAACTATCAAAATTCCGCGGCACATGTGCATAAAATTAAACATAAAATTAGTATTTTGGGACTCGAAAAGAGCTATGATTTTGCAATTGCTTTTGAAGAAGACTTGAAAAATGACAATCCCGAGCAATATGACACATTTCTCAAGATTTTGCAAAACATGGAAGAATTTTTAACGACAATATAA
- a CDS encoding MmcQ/YjbR family DNA-binding protein, translating into MNIELLREYCINKPAVTEEFPFDQDTLVFKVLGKMFALTSLKKWEEGLAAVNLKCDPEKAEELRGEYESIKPGFHMSKKHWNTIELFQGELPNTFIQELIDDSYHLVIKGMTKKQQAELTKYQ; encoded by the coding sequence ATGAATATTGAACTACTTCGCGAATATTGTATCAACAAACCCGCAGTAACAGAAGAATTTCCTTTTGATCAAGATACGCTTGTGTTTAAAGTTTTGGGAAAAATGTTTGCCTTAACATCTTTAAAGAAATGGGAAGAAGGGTTGGCAGCAGTCAATCTAAAATGTGATCCTGAAAAAGCGGAAGAACTTCGCGGTGAATACGAAAGTATCAAGCCAGGATTTCACATGAGCAAAAAACATTGGAATACGATAGAATTATTTCAAGGGGAATTGCCTAATACATTTATACAAGAATTAATTGACGATTCATACCATTTAGTCATCAAAGGAATGACCAAAAAACAACAAGCCGAACTCACAAAATATCAATAA
- a CDS encoding PAS domain S-box protein — protein sequence MKDKIQDLELALQNEKRAREKAEELLLYRTSELLETREALKSKTHEYDMFFDNILDAFIVINPSTGNVTKMNDAAVKLFGYDIKKETFNLINIIYKDDFAYAMNSFAQLIQDGTFPNYEARVYTKDKQVKWVQVNSSLLYNEEGQIVGAQGIVRDITEAKENAVIFEEQREQLAAIVDNSTLGIVLAQDRKIIKTNKAFQKLIKQTEKELLGVPLDALSFEDAHEESKSFYEQMVNKEINHYSLKERYKRKDGSSFLSKTSVTGVRDSAGNIKYQLAFVEDITAKHKRRLMLDTLNNLTRSFIGKLTIHDIAWEIANVTASDLEFEDCVVYFVNKKENVLEQIAGYGAKVDENKEIINKIYIPFGKGIVGHVAQTGKAALIQDTSKDDRYVVDDKRRYSEISVPIVVNGEVVGVIDSEHSSKNFFTREHLRLLKNVANLVSIQLTNAVNLERRIAAESENKELLENLQRSNKELRDFAHIVSHDLKSPLRSINALISWFQEDYEHVLDEEANGTFDKLNNKLEQMDALIDGILRYSSVSDRNVLAVQEVNIKEVLEEIQTILYIPEHIQFIFPHNLPTINADKTRIKQLFQNLISNAVNYIDKPNGKIEVKFTELKTFWKFSIADNGVGISEAYHDKVFKIFQTLDKKGKSTGIGLSIVKKIIEIYKGTITLESEEGKGTTFYFKLKK from the coding sequence ATGAAAGATAAGATTCAAGATCTGGAACTCGCCCTTCAGAACGAAAAAAGAGCACGCGAAAAAGCAGAAGAATTGCTCTTATATCGTACAAGCGAGTTGCTGGAAACGCGCGAAGCCTTAAAGTCGAAAACTCACGAGTATGATATGTTTTTCGACAACATCCTCGATGCCTTTATTGTCATCAATCCATCTACAGGAAATGTTACCAAAATGAATGATGCTGCGGTAAAATTATTTGGGTACGACATTAAAAAAGAAACCTTCAACCTCATCAATATAATTTACAAAGATGATTTTGCATACGCAATGAATTCTTTTGCACAACTCATTCAAGATGGAACGTTTCCAAACTACGAAGCTAGAGTCTACACAAAAGACAAACAGGTAAAATGGGTACAGGTAAATTCAAGTCTTTTATACAATGAAGAAGGACAAATTGTAGGCGCACAAGGAATTGTGAGAGATATTACAGAAGCCAAAGAAAATGCAGTTATTTTTGAAGAACAACGTGAGCAATTAGCAGCTATTGTAGACAACTCAACCTTAGGAATTGTATTGGCGCAAGACCGAAAAATAATCAAAACAAACAAGGCATTTCAAAAACTAATAAAACAAACAGAAAAAGAACTCTTAGGAGTGCCCTTAGATGCACTTTCGTTTGAAGATGCACACGAAGAATCCAAAAGTTTTTACGAGCAAATGGTGAATAAAGAAATTAATCATTACAGCTTAAAAGAACGTTACAAACGCAAAGATGGTTCGTCATTTCTATCCAAAACAAGCGTAACAGGTGTTCGTGACAGTGCGGGCAATATAAAATACCAACTGGCTTTTGTGGAAGATATCACGGCAAAACACAAAAGACGCTTAATGTTAGATACACTCAATAATCTAACACGTTCGTTTATTGGAAAATTGACAATTCATGATATTGCTTGGGAAATTGCCAATGTAACGGCGAGCGATTTAGAGTTTGAAGATTGTGTAGTATATTTTGTGAACAAGAAAGAAAATGTGTTGGAGCAAATTGCAGGATATGGCGCCAAAGTAGACGAAAATAAAGAAATTATAAATAAAATTTACATTCCGTTTGGAAAAGGAATTGTAGGTCACGTAGCGCAAACAGGAAAAGCAGCACTCATTCAAGACACATCTAAAGATGATCGTTATGTGGTAGATGACAAACGTCGTTACTCAGAAATATCGGTGCCCATTGTGGTAAATGGAGAAGTTGTTGGTGTGATTGATTCCGAACATTCGAGCAAAAACTTTTTTACAAGAGAACATTTGCGATTGCTCAAAAACGTTGCCAATTTGGTGTCCATTCAACTGACCAACGCGGTGAATTTGGAACGAAGAATTGCAGCGGAAAGTGAAAACAAAGAATTGCTTGAAAACCTACAACGAAGCAACAAAGAATTGCGCGATTTTGCACACATTGTATCACACGATTTAAAATCGCCTTTGCGAAGCATCAATGCGTTAATTTCATGGTTTCAAGAAGATTATGAACATGTATTGGATGAAGAAGCCAACGGAACTTTTGACAAGCTCAACAACAAATTAGAACAAATGGACGCGCTAATTGATGGAATTTTGCGCTATTCAAGTGTAAGCGATCGAAATGTATTGGCGGTTCAAGAAGTAAACATCAAAGAAGTATTAGAAGAAATTCAAACCATTCTGTACATTCCTGAACACATTCAATTCATATTTCCACACAATTTGCCAACCATTAATGCTGATAAAACCCGCATCAAACAATTATTTCAAAATCTAATAAGCAATGCTGTAAATTATATCGACAAACCAAACGGTAAAATTGAAGTGAAATTTACAGAGTTAAAAACATTCTGGAAATTTTCAATTGCCGACAATGGTGTTGGAATTTCAGAAGCGTATCACGATAAAGTCTTTAAAATCTTTCAAACGTTAGACAAAAAGGGGAAGTCTACGGGAATTGGTTTATCCATCGTGAAAAAAATTATAGAAATTTATAAAGGAACCATTACATTAGAATCGGAAGAAGGAAAAGGAACTACTTTTTACTTCAAACTAAAAAAATAA
- the hemW gene encoding radical SAM family heme chaperone HemW — protein sequence MAGIYIHIPFCKQACHYCDFHFSTSLAKKDKMMNALQKELQLRQAELENTTVETIYFGGGTPSVLSLAEINQMLETVYKYYTVSEAPEITLEANPDDLTETKIKELSKSKINRLSIGIQSFFEEHLALMNRAHNGVEAKQCLEIATQYFDNITIDLMYGIQGMTMEQWKTNLETVFNFDIHHISSYVLTVEPKTALEKFIRQGTYKDVSDEASLAHFNMLVAETQKQGFIQYEISSFGKPTYFSKHNTSYWKGASYLGIGPSAHSYQKGSRSWNVSNNAKYLKSIEQNILPITTEQLSKDDQYNEYIMTGLRTIWGISLPYIKENFGESYLNHTHKIARLHLQEKTLLQEKNTLKSTQKGKFLCDGIAADFFKV from the coding sequence ATCGCTGGAATTTATATACATATCCCGTTTTGTAAGCAAGCCTGTCATTATTGCGATTTTCATTTTTCTACTTCGTTGGCGAAAAAAGATAAAATGATGAATGCGTTGCAGAAAGAATTGCAATTGCGTCAAGCGGAATTGGAAAACACAACCGTAGAAACTATTTATTTTGGTGGCGGCACGCCAAGTGTACTTTCGTTAGCAGAAATCAATCAGATGCTGGAAACAGTGTACAAATACTATACAGTTTCTGAAGCTCCAGAAATTACCTTAGAAGCCAATCCAGATGACTTGACGGAAACAAAAATTAAAGAACTTTCTAAGTCTAAAATAAATCGTTTAAGTATTGGTATTCAGTCCTTTTTTGAAGAACATCTAGCGTTGATGAATCGTGCACACAATGGTGTAGAAGCGAAGCAATGCCTTGAAATTGCCACACAGTATTTTGACAATATTACCATCGACTTGATGTACGGCATTCAAGGCATGACCATGGAACAATGGAAAACCAATTTGGAAACGGTTTTTAACTTTGACATTCATCATATTTCCAGTTATGTCCTTACGGTAGAACCGAAAACTGCATTGGAAAAATTTATCCGACAAGGAACGTACAAAGACGTTTCTGACGAAGCATCGTTGGCACATTTTAATATGTTGGTGGCAGAAACTCAAAAACAAGGCTTCATTCAATATGAAATTTCAAGTTTTGGCAAACCCACGTACTTTTCCAAACACAACACTTCGTATTGGAAAGGCGCGAGTTACTTGGGAATTGGTCCAAGTGCACATTCGTATCAAAAAGGAAGTAGAAGCTGGAATGTTTCTAACAATGCAAAATATTTAAAAAGTATTGAACAAAATATACTTCCTATCACCACAGAACAACTTTCCAAAGACGATCAATACAACGAATACATTATGACAGGTTTGCGGACGATTTGGGGAATTTCGTTGCCGTATATCAAAGAAAATTTTGGCGAAAGCTACTTGAATCACACACATAAAATAGCGAGATTACATTTGCAAGAAAAAACACTGCTACAAGAAAAAAACACGTTAAAATCTACTCAAAAAGGAAAATTTTTATGTGATGGCATTGCGGCAGATTTCTTTAAGGTGTAA
- a CDS encoding DUF4230 domain-containing protein gives MDIVLSVLIGGIVAYFLYDYLGKRQSEKRITHQSHLLLDKIKSVCKLTTVEGDFSEIFHYEDKSAHFLRMISSKKSAIIVIKAKASVGYDLAKLRLQADENNKKIRIVHFPQPEILTVETDVTYYDIKDGLLNKFKADDLTKLNRESKQHIIDKVPESGLLEAAKKEALNAILVIENIVETIGWELDYGDITLPEDDIRSLQEHTKNTKA, from the coding sequence ATGGATATCGTTTTGTCAGTATTAATTGGAGGAATTGTAGCATATTTTTTGTATGATTATCTTGGGAAAAGACAATCAGAAAAACGCATTACTCATCAATCGCATCTGTTGCTAGATAAAATTAAGAGTGTTTGCAAGCTCACTACTGTAGAAGGTGATTTTAGTGAAATTTTTCATTATGAAGATAAGTCAGCACACTTTTTGCGAATGATTTCCAGTAAAAAAAGTGCCATCATTGTGATCAAAGCAAAAGCGAGCGTAGGATATGACTTGGCAAAGTTGCGTTTACAAGCAGATGAAAACAACAAAAAAATACGCATTGTTCATTTTCCACAACCTGAAATTTTAACGGTTGAAACTGATGTTACCTACTATGATATTAAAGATGGATTGCTCAATAAGTTTAAGGCAGACGATTTGACCAAACTAAATAGAGAATCCAAGCAACATATTATTGACAAAGTTCCAGAAAGTGGTCTGTTAGAAGCTGCTAAAAAAGAAGCATTAAATGCAATTTTAGTGATAGAAAACATTGTAGAAACCATTGGATGGGAATTGGATTATGGAGACATAACGTTGCCAGAAGATGACATTCGTTCTTTACAGGAACACACTAAAAACACCAAGGCATAA
- a CDS encoding DUF1272 domain-containing protein, protein MLEIRPNCEQCNKDLSFDAQDAVICTFECTYCEACAMGDLKNVCPNCGGNFTKRPIRPKHLLTKYPVSTKRVYNPTDINEHYKKIGETR, encoded by the coding sequence ATGTTAGAAATTCGTCCAAACTGTGAGCAATGCAATAAAGACTTATCATTTGATGCGCAAGATGCTGTTATATGTACGTTTGAATGTACGTACTGTGAAGCATGTGCTATGGGCGACTTAAAAAATGTATGTCCCAATTGTGGTGGAAACTTTACCAAACGTCCAATTCGCCCAAAACATCTGTTAACAAAGTATCCAGTAAGCACTAAAAGAGTCTACAATCCAACCGATATTAACGAACATTATAAGAAAATAGGAGAGACTAGATAG
- a CDS encoding TlpA disulfide reductase family protein, with protein sequence MKKLLCVCLICMIISCEKEIQPAKINVSAMDTEFMIVRSPIDDIILWNNRADTIYANEANEFVFEKHIEQPEFVTVIIGKERLKSILVPEKTIKINATGKTPIFTGETKAGQQFLNDLKRTYFTVTEANKYRNDSTSVQITTKINVLKKTELDSLQALQEAKKIDADFAKILQKEIEYFYAQRTAEVISSKQYSQEFIPKELMTLFEETTAKYPLKTEYKPASWNMYAEIILQEKAMYDEMASGTISKDSIQQYYLQDKLHPLYYKLISDYEDAEIAEKAAANFIINKTKQNKFEKSLIGIYEQFQKDFPKSVYTKYLTADIEKIKAYHVKISGTMPANVHFYENETIASLSEMLPDLKGEKYYVDVWATWCGPCKAEFKYNEPLNAFLKEKGYKKLYISLDREAQRKKWKQDIKYFDLNGLHLLASQEFFADFEKKHSLQDGYVSIPQYLIIDDGTIVTNNAPRPSELEKLKALLNK encoded by the coding sequence ATGAAAAAACTCTTGTGCGTCTGTTTGATATGTATGATCATTTCTTGCGAGAAAGAAATACAACCTGCAAAAATCAACGTTTCCGCTATGGATACAGAATTTATGATTGTAAGAAGTCCGATTGATGACATTATCTTGTGGAATAACAGAGCTGATACGATTTATGCAAATGAAGCGAACGAATTTGTGTTTGAGAAACACATTGAGCAGCCAGAGTTTGTGACGGTGATTATTGGTAAGGAACGGTTGAAATCAATTTTGGTACCTGAAAAAACTATCAAAATTAATGCTACAGGAAAAACGCCAATATTTACAGGAGAAACAAAAGCAGGACAACAGTTTTTAAACGATTTGAAACGAACGTATTTTACAGTCACTGAAGCTAATAAATATCGAAATGATAGTACTTCCGTTCAAATTACAACAAAAATAAATGTACTTAAAAAGACAGAATTAGATTCGCTTCAAGCATTGCAAGAAGCTAAAAAAATTGATGCAGATTTTGCTAAAATTCTTCAAAAAGAAATTGAGTATTTCTATGCACAACGAACTGCTGAAGTCATCTCCTCAAAACAATATAGCCAAGAATTTATTCCCAAAGAGTTAATGACACTTTTTGAGGAAACTACTGCAAAATATCCACTAAAAACAGAATACAAACCTGCTAGTTGGAACATGTATGCGGAAATTATATTGCAAGAAAAAGCGATGTATGATGAAATGGCGAGCGGAACTATTTCCAAAGATTCCATCCAACAATATTATCTACAAGATAAATTACATCCGTTATATTACAAGCTTATTAGCGATTATGAAGATGCTGAAATCGCAGAAAAAGCAGCGGCCAATTTTATCATCAATAAAACCAAACAAAATAAATTTGAGAAAAGTTTGATTGGTATTTATGAGCAATTTCAAAAAGATTTTCCCAAAAGTGTCTACACAAAATATTTAACCGCAGATATTGAAAAGATCAAAGCATATCATGTGAAAATTTCTGGTACAATGCCCGCAAACGTTCACTTTTATGAAAATGAAACGATTGCAAGTCTTTCTGAAATGCTTCCCGACTTGAAAGGCGAAAAATATTATGTAGATGTTTGGGCAACTTGGTGCGGACCCTGTAAAGCAGAATTTAAATACAATGAACCTTTGAATGCTTTCTTGAAAGAAAAAGGATATAAAAAATTATACATTTCGCTCGATAGAGAAGCACAGCGCAAAAAGTGGAAACAGGACATTAAGTATTTTGACTTAAATGGTTTGCATTTATTGGCGAGTCAGGAGTTTTTTGCCGATTTTGAAAAGAAGCATTCGTTGCAAGATGGTTATGTAAGCATTCCGCAGTATTTGATCATAGATGACGGAACTATTGTTACGAATAATGCGCCACGACCAAGTGAACTTGAAAAATTAAAAGCACTGCTGAACAAATAA
- a CDS encoding LytTR family DNA-binding domain-containing protein — translation MKCIIVDDEAAARAITKQLCKKIEELTIAEEFDNAIDAIKYLNNNTVDLIFLDIHMPTFSGFDFIQTLKNPPLVILTTSDGNFALNAFEYDCVVDYLVKPITHERFAKAVARIKERVVVTQKSEEPVATPEENTTIGNDLYVNIDRRLVKINVPDICLIEAKGDYIKIKAEDKNYVVHSTLKKIEEKLPAHLFLKVHRSYIINTTKIVDIEDNSVLIKQDVIPVSRANRKELMQRLNLL, via the coding sequence ATGAAATGTATAATTGTAGATGATGAAGCAGCTGCAAGAGCCATCACCAAGCAGCTCTGTAAAAAGATAGAAGAACTCACCATTGCAGAAGAGTTTGACAATGCTATTGACGCCATTAAGTATCTAAATAACAATACGGTTGACTTGATCTTTTTAGATATTCACATGCCTACATTTTCTGGATTTGATTTTATTCAAACCTTGAAAAATCCACCATTAGTCATTCTAACAACATCTGATGGAAATTTTGCTTTAAATGCTTTTGAATACGATTGTGTGGTTGATTATTTAGTGAAACCAATTACACATGAACGTTTTGCCAAAGCCGTAGCACGCATCAAAGAACGTGTTGTAGTAACACAGAAGTCAGAAGAACCCGTAGCAACTCCTGAGGAAAACACCACTATTGGAAATGATTTATATGTAAATATTGATCGCCGTTTGGTGAAAATTAATGTGCCAGATATTTGTTTGATTGAAGCAAAAGGTGATTACATTAAAATAAAAGCAGAAGACAAAAATTACGTAGTGCATTCTACGCTAAAAAAGATAGAAGAAAAACTGCCCGCGCACTTATTTCTAAAAGTGCATCGTTCCTATATTATCAACACAACCAAAATTGTCGATATTGAAGACAATAGTGTGTTAATAAAACAAGATGTCATTCCGGTAAGTAGAGCCAATCGCAAAGAACTCATGCAGCGTTTAAACCTACTTTAA
- a CDS encoding cyclase family protein, producing MICTIQRKSAKHQIDLSKPLDISIPLRASKDNVNAWYIGEPTIEPVRSDDWVGSVKEGGDVNFNNIYFNPHSHGTHTECVGHITEEVYSINKHLTQFFFYAELITVVLEKKGDDFVISKKQLQSIIGNKKREAIVIRTLPNFNEKLHKQYSHTNPPYLDEQAAIYLREKGIEHLLIDLPSVDKEKDEGRLLAHNAFWNTAGTLRMNATITEFIFVANAIEDGAYYVNLQIAPFENDATPSKPILYKIL from the coding sequence ATGATTTGTACCATTCAACGTAAAAGCGCCAAACATCAAATAGATTTATCAAAACCTTTAGACATTTCCATTCCACTTCGAGCGTCCAAAGACAATGTAAATGCTTGGTATATTGGAGAGCCAACAATTGAGCCAGTGCGTTCAGATGATTGGGTTGGAAGCGTGAAAGAAGGTGGCGATGTCAATTTTAATAATATTTATTTCAATCCGCATTCACACGGAACGCATACAGAATGTGTGGGACATATTACAGAAGAAGTTTACTCCATAAATAAACACTTAACACAGTTTTTCTTTTACGCAGAACTCATCACGGTAGTATTGGAAAAAAAGGGAGATGATTTTGTCATTTCTAAAAAACAATTGCAGTCCATCATCGGAAATAAAAAGCGAGAAGCGATTGTCATTCGTACGTTGCCCAATTTTAACGAAAAGTTGCACAAGCAATATTCACATACCAATCCACCTTATTTAGATGAACAAGCTGCCATATATCTTCGCGAGAAAGGTATTGAACACTTGTTAATCGATTTACCGAGTGTAGATAAGGAAAAAGATGAAGGAAGATTGTTAGCGCACAATGCGTTTTGGAATACTGCGGGAACACTGCGCATGAACGCAACCATTACAGAATTTATTTTTGTGGCAAATGCTATTGAAGATGGCGCGTATTACGTAAATCTTCAAATTGCACCGTTTGAAAATGATGCGACGCCAAGCAAACCTATATTGTATAAGATTTTATAA
- a CDS encoding response regulator, producing MMENLSFLFIEDDEIEVLKFKKSLKKLGFTHKILEAKNGEEALDVLKKKQELPNVILLDLNMPKMNGLEFLKELKQDPHLRYIPAIIVTTSNNHQDMLESYNLGIAGYIIKPLRYEDYIKKIQRVVDYWMVNEVIEF from the coding sequence ATGATGGAAAATCTTTCATTTTTATTTATCGAAGATGACGAGATCGAAGTATTAAAGTTCAAAAAGTCCTTAAAAAAACTAGGATTCACGCACAAAATACTCGAAGCGAAAAATGGAGAGGAAGCCCTTGATGTCTTAAAAAAGAAACAAGAGTTGCCTAATGTCATTCTTTTGGATTTAAATATGCCTAAAATGAACGGTCTCGAATTTCTAAAAGAATTGAAACAAGATCCGCATTTACGTTACATTCCAGCCATCATCGTTACCACTTCAAACAATCACCAAGACATGCTTGAAAGCTATAATCTTGGTATTGCAGGATACATCATCAAACCATTGCGCTACGAAGATTATATCAAAAAAATTCAACGTGTTGTTGACTATTGGATGGTGAACGAAGTCATTGAGTTTTAA
- a CDS encoding DUF4407 domain-containing protein — MLQQFFLVCSGVDRDLIHECSRGEQTKYAGIGATVFFTALMAFIASGYALYTVFDNVYAAIGFGLIWGLLIFNLDRFIVSTLRKKDSKFSEVLQATPRIILAIIIAIVISKPLELKIFEKEIDQVLLEQKNELTLENKSQIAAQFTPEITQITQEIADLKAEVVTKENEVNELYETYIAEAEGRKGTELIGKGPVYKEKREKHDASLQELQALRATNTEKIAVKEATIKDLITQQKTAEANTQPIIDGFDGLMARVNALNKLPWLPSLFIFLLFLAIETAPIFAKLFTSKGEYDLKLQDVEDAVKTWVQQKVDQRNVLLQTDISLNKKVYADLAEEDEMYHHKRKKARELMQLQADAFFNLQKKQF, encoded by the coding sequence ATGTTACAACAATTTTTTCTCGTCTGTTCGGGCGTAGATCGCGACCTAATACACGAATGTAGTCGCGGCGAACAAACCAAATACGCAGGTATTGGCGCTACCGTTTTTTTCACTGCTTTGATGGCTTTTATTGCTAGTGGATATGCATTGTATACCGTTTTTGACAATGTGTATGCGGCTATTGGTTTTGGACTTATTTGGGGATTGCTTATTTTTAATTTGGATCGCTTTATTGTTTCGACACTTCGGAAGAAAGATTCTAAATTTTCTGAAGTTTTACAAGCAACGCCACGAATTATTTTGGCGATTATTATTGCGATTGTGATTTCGAAACCGTTGGAGTTGAAGATTTTTGAAAAAGAAATTGATCAAGTACTGTTGGAGCAAAAGAACGAATTGACACTTGAGAATAAGTCACAAATTGCAGCACAGTTTACTCCTGAAATTACACAAATTACCCAAGAAATTGCTGATTTAAAAGCGGAAGTTGTCACAAAAGAAAACGAAGTCAACGAGTTATACGAAACCTATATTGCCGAAGCTGAAGGCAGGAAAGGAACAGAATTGATTGGAAAAGGGCCTGTGTACAAAGAGAAACGCGAAAAACACGACGCTTCCCTACAAGAATTACAAGCCTTACGCGCTACGAACACTGAAAAGATAGCCGTTAAAGAAGCTACTATTAAAGATTTGATTACACAACAAAAAACGGCAGAAGCCAACACACAACCTATTATTGATGGTTTTGATGGTTTGATGGCACGTGTGAATGCTTTGAATAAATTGCCTTGGCTACCTTCCTTATTTATTTTTCTGTTATTCTTAGCGATAGAAACAGCGCCTATTTTTGCAAAATTATTTACCTCAAAAGGTGAGTATGACTTAAAGCTTCAAGACGTGGAAGATGCTGTAAAAACGTGGGTACAGCAAAAAGTAGATCAACGAAACGTGTTGTTACAAACTGACATTTCATTAAATAAGAAAGTCTATGCTGATTTGGCGGAAGAAGATGAAATGTACCATCACAAACGCAAAAAAGCACGTGAGTTGATGCAGTTACAGGCAGATGCATTTTTTAATTTACAAAAAAAGCAATTTTAA